From a single Opisthocomus hoazin isolate bOpiHoa1 chromosome 6, bOpiHoa1.hap1, whole genome shotgun sequence genomic region:
- the GLMN gene encoding glomulin isoform X2 — MREEQSQAIMAVDELQAIIQRCQILEEADFKGEDFNLFQVAGQKCLEDGYAAQLLEVIQNEKNKVIIKNMGWNLISPLVRCIFMYKQEDDKRDHCLKILDQLAQLCNPKELFLGLLEQIEQTSGEQVCQTVMLLLQPLQTVLLKLQNKKAYSVGLSLAMIVNQLTPLPVPYTKQQIQEDKLGLCQCCNAVVDFAKPFVNQVVKNMEKSSEYNDMELKEELLKFCMKSLKYPLLTAQLEQLEGIEEHPFRHFATEIIDILWDIRELIPLVFLHHKGKSPHWENQEFADIERKDSADSLACLSYLMFVQHFGVDCFPMVFSPSYLLQCNMTHIEVLMKRTEESVLSKGLDLFESCLLRMEDNSLLHQYLEFRGFINVPQDLVKVMTLCPIEHVRKKSLNILQLFIDKFDLEGKHTLFRCLLKTSNHAGVEGYIIKNIKDQVHLSLTACDNIWFTGHHLISLLDLVLLLPEGAETDLLQNSDRIMASLNLLRYLVIKDCESDNQTGVWTTLAKIEQNFLKPLHVGLNMSKAHYEAEIKNKKENRREAHGSNTVSSVTVSGEKLPAMTTEMQLQVLHSALFTFDLIESVLARVEELIEVKLKAVMDENS, encoded by the exons ATGCGGGAAGAACAAAGTCAAGCTATAATGGCAGTAGATGAACTTCAAGCCATAATACAAAGATGC caaATTCTGGAAGAAGCTGATTTCAAAGGAGAAGATTTTAATCTGTTTCAGGTAGCAGGTCAGAAATGTTTAGAAGATGGGTATGCAGCTCAGTTATTAGAAGTaattcaaaatgagaaaaataag gTTATCATCAAGAATATGGGTTGGAATCTCATCTCTCCTCTTGTTAGATGTATTTTCATGTATAAGCAAGAAGATGATAAGCGAGATCACTGCCTGAAGATACTAGATCAGTTGGCACAG CTATGCAATCCAAAGGAACTTTTTTTGGGTTTACTTGAGCAGATTGAGCAGACCTCTGGAGAGCAAGTGTGCCAAACTGTCATGTTATTGCTTCAGCCTTTGCAGACAG tGCTTTTGAAACTTCAGAACAAGAAGGCCTACTCAGTGGGTTTATCTTTGGCCATGATTGTGAATCAGCTTACTCCCTTACCTGTACCATATACAAAACAACAAATACAAGAAGATAAACTTGGTCTCTGTCAATGTTGTAATGCAGTGGTGGACTTTGCTAAACCTTTTGTGAATCAAGTTGTTAAAAACATGGAAAAGTCATCAGAATACAATGACATGGAGCTGAAAGAAGAATTATTAAAATT ctgtatgAAAAGCCTGAAATACCCATTATTGACAGCTCAGCTTGAACAACTTGAAGGCATTGAAGAACATCCCTTCAGGCATTTTGCAACTGAAATTATA GACATTTTGTGGGATATAAGAGAGTTGATACCATTAGTGTTTTTACATCATAAAGGCAAAAGTCCACATTGGGAGAATCAGGAGTTTGCGGACATAGAGAGAAAGGATTCGGCAGATTCTTTGGCATGTCTGTCATATCTGATGTTTGTTCAGCATTTTGGTGTTGATTGCTTTCCAATGGTATTTAG tccATCATACCTTCTGCAATGCAATATGACACATATTGAAGTGCTGATGAAAAG aacaGAAGAATCTGTATTATCTAAAGGACTT GATCTATTTGAGAGCTGTTTGCTGAGAATGGAAGATAATAGCCTTCTCCATCAGTATCTAGAATTCAGAGGTTTTATTAACGTACCTCAG GATTTGGTGAAAGTTATGACGCTTTGTCCCATAGAGCATGTG agaaAGAAGAGTTTAAATATTTTGCAGTTGTTCATAGACAAGTTTGACTTAGAGGGAAAACATACGTTATTCAG GTGTTTACTGAAGACAAGCAACCATGCTGGTGTGGAAGGATAcattattaaaaacataaaagatCAGGTTCACTTATCGTTAACG GCATGTGACAACATTTGGTTTACAGGACATCACCTGATCTCCCTTCTGGATTTAGTGCTTTTGCTTCCAGAAGGTGCTGAGACAGATCTTCTGCAAAACTCAGATAG GATTATGGCGTCACTAAATCTACTGAGATACTTGGTCATTAAGGATTGTGAAAGTGATAATCAA ACTGGTGTATGGACTACACTTGCCAAGATTGAGCAAAACTTTTTAAAACCACTGCATGTAGGACTCAATATGTCAAAAGCGCACtatgaagcagaaataaagaataagaaagaaaacagaagag AGGCACACGGTTCTAACACAGTCAGTTCTGTAACTGTTAGTGGGGAAAAGCTGCCTGCCATGACTACTGAAATGCAGCTTCAG GTTTTACACTCAGCTCTCTTCACGTTTGATTTAATAGAAAGTGTTCTAGCTCGAGTAGAAGAACTCATTGAAGTGAAACTAAAAGCTGTAATGGATGAAAACAGTTAG
- the GLMN gene encoding glomulin isoform X1 — MREEQSQAIMAVDELQAIIQRCQILEEADFKGEDFNLFQVAGQKCLEDGYAAQLLEVIQNEKNKVIIKNMGWNLISPLVRCIFMYKQEDDKRDHCLKILDQLAQLCNPKELFLGLLEQIEQTSGEQVCQTVMLLLQPLQTVLLKLQNKKAYSVGLSLAMIVNQLTPLPVPYTKQQIQEDKLGLCQCCNAVVDFAKPFVNQVVKNMEKSSEYNDMELKEELLKFCMKSLKYPLLTAQLEQLEGIEEHPFRHFATEIIDILWDIRELIPLVFLHHKGKSPHWENQEFADIERKDSADSLACLSYLMFVQHFGVDCFPMVFSPSYLLQCNMTHIEVLMKRTEESVLSKGLDLFESCLLRMEDNSLLHQYLEFRGFINVPQDLVKVMTLCPIEHVRKKSLNILQLFIDKFDLEGKHTLFRCLLKTSNHAGVEGYIIKNIKDQVHLSLTKACDNIWFTGHHLISLLDLVLLLPEGAETDLLQNSDRIMASLNLLRYLVIKDCESDNQTGVWTTLAKIEQNFLKPLHVGLNMSKAHYEAEIKNKKENRREAHGSNTVSSVTVSGEKLPAMTTEMQLQVLHSALFTFDLIESVLARVEELIEVKLKAVMDENS; from the exons ATGCGGGAAGAACAAAGTCAAGCTATAATGGCAGTAGATGAACTTCAAGCCATAATACAAAGATGC caaATTCTGGAAGAAGCTGATTTCAAAGGAGAAGATTTTAATCTGTTTCAGGTAGCAGGTCAGAAATGTTTAGAAGATGGGTATGCAGCTCAGTTATTAGAAGTaattcaaaatgagaaaaataag gTTATCATCAAGAATATGGGTTGGAATCTCATCTCTCCTCTTGTTAGATGTATTTTCATGTATAAGCAAGAAGATGATAAGCGAGATCACTGCCTGAAGATACTAGATCAGTTGGCACAG CTATGCAATCCAAAGGAACTTTTTTTGGGTTTACTTGAGCAGATTGAGCAGACCTCTGGAGAGCAAGTGTGCCAAACTGTCATGTTATTGCTTCAGCCTTTGCAGACAG tGCTTTTGAAACTTCAGAACAAGAAGGCCTACTCAGTGGGTTTATCTTTGGCCATGATTGTGAATCAGCTTACTCCCTTACCTGTACCATATACAAAACAACAAATACAAGAAGATAAACTTGGTCTCTGTCAATGTTGTAATGCAGTGGTGGACTTTGCTAAACCTTTTGTGAATCAAGTTGTTAAAAACATGGAAAAGTCATCAGAATACAATGACATGGAGCTGAAAGAAGAATTATTAAAATT ctgtatgAAAAGCCTGAAATACCCATTATTGACAGCTCAGCTTGAACAACTTGAAGGCATTGAAGAACATCCCTTCAGGCATTTTGCAACTGAAATTATA GACATTTTGTGGGATATAAGAGAGTTGATACCATTAGTGTTTTTACATCATAAAGGCAAAAGTCCACATTGGGAGAATCAGGAGTTTGCGGACATAGAGAGAAAGGATTCGGCAGATTCTTTGGCATGTCTGTCATATCTGATGTTTGTTCAGCATTTTGGTGTTGATTGCTTTCCAATGGTATTTAG tccATCATACCTTCTGCAATGCAATATGACACATATTGAAGTGCTGATGAAAAG aacaGAAGAATCTGTATTATCTAAAGGACTT GATCTATTTGAGAGCTGTTTGCTGAGAATGGAAGATAATAGCCTTCTCCATCAGTATCTAGAATTCAGAGGTTTTATTAACGTACCTCAG GATTTGGTGAAAGTTATGACGCTTTGTCCCATAGAGCATGTG agaaAGAAGAGTTTAAATATTTTGCAGTTGTTCATAGACAAGTTTGACTTAGAGGGAAAACATACGTTATTCAG GTGTTTACTGAAGACAAGCAACCATGCTGGTGTGGAAGGATAcattattaaaaacataaaagatCAGGTTCACTTATCGTTAACG AAGGCATGTGACAACATTTGGTTTACAGGACATCACCTGATCTCCCTTCTGGATTTAGTGCTTTTGCTTCCAGAAGGTGCTGAGACAGATCTTCTGCAAAACTCAGATAG GATTATGGCGTCACTAAATCTACTGAGATACTTGGTCATTAAGGATTGTGAAAGTGATAATCAA ACTGGTGTATGGACTACACTTGCCAAGATTGAGCAAAACTTTTTAAAACCACTGCATGTAGGACTCAATATGTCAAAAGCGCACtatgaagcagaaataaagaataagaaagaaaacagaagag AGGCACACGGTTCTAACACAGTCAGTTCTGTAACTGTTAGTGGGGAAAAGCTGCCTGCCATGACTACTGAAATGCAGCTTCAG GTTTTACACTCAGCTCTCTTCACGTTTGATTTAATAGAAAGTGTTCTAGCTCGAGTAGAAGAACTCATTGAAGTGAAACTAAAAGCTGTAATGGATGAAAACAGTTAG
- the GLMN gene encoding glomulin isoform X3, which translates to MGWNLISPLVRCIFMYKQEDDKRDHCLKILDQLAQLCNPKELFLGLLEQIEQTSGEQVCQTVMLLLQPLQTVLLKLQNKKAYSVGLSLAMIVNQLTPLPVPYTKQQIQEDKLGLCQCCNAVVDFAKPFVNQVVKNMEKSSEYNDMELKEELLKFCMKSLKYPLLTAQLEQLEGIEEHPFRHFATEIIDILWDIRELIPLVFLHHKGKSPHWENQEFADIERKDSADSLACLSYLMFVQHFGVDCFPMVFSPSYLLQCNMTHIEVLMKRTEESVLSKGLDLFESCLLRMEDNSLLHQYLEFRGFINVPQDLVKVMTLCPIEHVRKKSLNILQLFIDKFDLEGKHTLFRCLLKTSNHAGVEGYIIKNIKDQVHLSLTKACDNIWFTGHHLISLLDLVLLLPEGAETDLLQNSDRIMASLNLLRYLVIKDCESDNQTGVWTTLAKIEQNFLKPLHVGLNMSKAHYEAEIKNKKENRREAHGSNTVSSVTVSGEKLPAMTTEMQLQVLHSALFTFDLIESVLARVEELIEVKLKAVMDENS; encoded by the exons ATGGGTTGGAATCTCATCTCTCCTCTTGTTAGATGTATTTTCATGTATAAGCAAGAAGATGATAAGCGAGATCACTGCCTGAAGATACTAGATCAGTTGGCACAG CTATGCAATCCAAAGGAACTTTTTTTGGGTTTACTTGAGCAGATTGAGCAGACCTCTGGAGAGCAAGTGTGCCAAACTGTCATGTTATTGCTTCAGCCTTTGCAGACAG tGCTTTTGAAACTTCAGAACAAGAAGGCCTACTCAGTGGGTTTATCTTTGGCCATGATTGTGAATCAGCTTACTCCCTTACCTGTACCATATACAAAACAACAAATACAAGAAGATAAACTTGGTCTCTGTCAATGTTGTAATGCAGTGGTGGACTTTGCTAAACCTTTTGTGAATCAAGTTGTTAAAAACATGGAAAAGTCATCAGAATACAATGACATGGAGCTGAAAGAAGAATTATTAAAATT ctgtatgAAAAGCCTGAAATACCCATTATTGACAGCTCAGCTTGAACAACTTGAAGGCATTGAAGAACATCCCTTCAGGCATTTTGCAACTGAAATTATA GACATTTTGTGGGATATAAGAGAGTTGATACCATTAGTGTTTTTACATCATAAAGGCAAAAGTCCACATTGGGAGAATCAGGAGTTTGCGGACATAGAGAGAAAGGATTCGGCAGATTCTTTGGCATGTCTGTCATATCTGATGTTTGTTCAGCATTTTGGTGTTGATTGCTTTCCAATGGTATTTAG tccATCATACCTTCTGCAATGCAATATGACACATATTGAAGTGCTGATGAAAAG aacaGAAGAATCTGTATTATCTAAAGGACTT GATCTATTTGAGAGCTGTTTGCTGAGAATGGAAGATAATAGCCTTCTCCATCAGTATCTAGAATTCAGAGGTTTTATTAACGTACCTCAG GATTTGGTGAAAGTTATGACGCTTTGTCCCATAGAGCATGTG agaaAGAAGAGTTTAAATATTTTGCAGTTGTTCATAGACAAGTTTGACTTAGAGGGAAAACATACGTTATTCAG GTGTTTACTGAAGACAAGCAACCATGCTGGTGTGGAAGGATAcattattaaaaacataaaagatCAGGTTCACTTATCGTTAACG AAGGCATGTGACAACATTTGGTTTACAGGACATCACCTGATCTCCCTTCTGGATTTAGTGCTTTTGCTTCCAGAAGGTGCTGAGACAGATCTTCTGCAAAACTCAGATAG GATTATGGCGTCACTAAATCTACTGAGATACTTGGTCATTAAGGATTGTGAAAGTGATAATCAA ACTGGTGTATGGACTACACTTGCCAAGATTGAGCAAAACTTTTTAAAACCACTGCATGTAGGACTCAATATGTCAAAAGCGCACtatgaagcagaaataaagaataagaaagaaaacagaagag AGGCACACGGTTCTAACACAGTCAGTTCTGTAACTGTTAGTGGGGAAAAGCTGCCTGCCATGACTACTGAAATGCAGCTTCAG GTTTTACACTCAGCTCTCTTCACGTTTGATTTAATAGAAAGTGTTCTAGCTCGAGTAGAAGAACTCATTGAAGTGAAACTAAAAGCTGTAATGGATGAAAACAGTTAG
- the RPAP2 gene encoding putative RNA polymerase II subunit B1 CTD phosphatase RPAP2 isoform X5, with product MMAAGKAQGGARGKPGRRRAGDKHSAALKNEDTAQRKAALEAAMRKKIEFEKKALYMVEQLLEENITEEFLLNSGKFITPSHYKDIVDERSIIKLCGYPLCQNKLENVPKQKYRISTKTNRVYDITERKCFCSNFCYRASKYFEAQISKSPVWMREEEKPPDIELLKEGQSGQSGEEVKLRDEVIKASDIENPGISSNPCESRSHDTASDSSSDTEQEFVSSVLPGSQSSSASFAQQLHRKSILQKKHAQKVYSNPITEDSDVVEATEQLSNCKLDAQEEMYACSDHNRITTTPSKNTTLGKSGASENCENTCSGSKIVYLGVSKRGAEHLRRTLANSEEHKKNELRDPVNSKGSLLEALKQTFMEWRTEETLKFLYGPNYTSLCSSECVSSANQENEELDEDDLDAADDLNTVAVGESEHSVNCSLPFTSPGGIVKPVPSYEKLKEETEFLELRVKEFYKGKCILAEEAVTDAQAEEHTRKDKDDQQEDLTFPLVDSNAQMQIRRRIVLEKLRKVLPAVLGLLQITPGDVYTELKNLVKTFRLTNRNIIHKMPEWTLIAIVLLSVCALFKKLTI from the exons aTGATGGCGGCCGGGAAGGCGCAGGGCGGTGCGAGGGGGAAGCCCGGCCGGCGGCGCGCAG GAGATAAGCATTCAGCTGCTCTGAAGAATGAAGACACTGCTCAAAG GAAAGCAGCTCTGGAGGCTGCTATGAGAAAGAAGATTGAATTTGAGAAAAAAGCGTTGTATATGGTTGAGCAACTCCTGGAAGAGAACATTACTGAAGAGTTCCTTCTGAATTCT GGAAAATTTATTACTCCATCTCACTATAAAGACATTGTGGATGAACGGTCTATCATCAAACTATGTGGTTATCCTCTGTGtcaaaataaactggaaaat GTGCcgaaacagaagtacagaatttcaacaaaaacaaacagagtTTATGATATCACTGAAAGAAAG TGCTTTTGCAGCAACTTCTGCTATAGAGCGTCTAAATATTTTGAAGCTCAAATTTCCAAAAGTCCAGTATGGATGCGAGAAGAAGAAAA ACCACCAGACATAGAGCTGCTGAAGGAGGGACAGAG TGgacagtctggagaagaggtgaAACTACGTGATGAAGTAATTAAAGCTTCTGACATTGAAAATCCTGGGATATCTTCAAATCCATGTGAATCTCGTTCTCATGACACAGCCAGTGACAGCAGTAGTGACACTGAACAAGAATTTGTTTCTTCTGTCCTACCAGGAAGTCAGTCAAGTTCAGCCAGTTTTGCACAGCAATTGCACAGAAAGAGCATCCTCCAAAAGAAGCATGCTCAGAAAGTCTATTCCAACCCTATAACTGAAGACTCAGATGTGGTAGAAGCCACTGAACAACTATCTAATTGTAAATTAGATGCTCAGGAAGAAATGTATGCTTGTTCTGATCATAATAGAATAACCACAACACCTTCAAAAAATACTACTCTAGGGAAATCAGGTGCTTCGGAAAACTGTGAAAACACCTGTAGTGGTTCAAAGATAGTTTATCTAGGTGTGAGCAAAAGAGGGGCAGAACATCTTAGAAGAACGCTAGCTAATTcagaagaacataaaaaaaatgaactgagGGATCCTGTTAATTCCAAAGGCAGTTTATTAGAAGCGCTTAAGCAAACGTTTATGGAATGGAGAACTGAGGAAACCTTAAAATTTCTCTATGGCCCAAACTACACTTCTTTATGCTCATCAGAATGCGTATCATCTGCAAACCAAGAGAATGAAGAACTTGATGAGGATGACTTAGATGCAGCTGATGATCTTAACACTGTTGCTGTAGGGGAGTCTGAACACAGTGTGAACTGTTCTTTACCTTTCACAAGCCCAGGTGGAATAGTTAAGCCTGTGCCTAGTTATGAAAagttaaaagaagaaacagagtTCCTAGAACTCCGAGTGAAAGAGTTCTATAAAGGAAAGTGCATCTTGGCCGAAGAGGCTGTGACAGATGCACAAGCAGAGGAACATACAAGAAAAGACAAA GATGATCAACAGGAAGATCTCACCTTCCCACTTGTTGATTCAAATGCACAAATGCAGATTAGAAGGCGAATCGTCCTTGAAAAACTGAGAAAAGT ATTACCTGCAGTTTTGGGCCTTCTTCAGATTACTCCAGGTGATGTTTATACAGAGCTGAAAAATCTTGTCAAGACTTTCCG